Proteins encoded in a region of the Streptomyces sp. NBC_00310 genome:
- a CDS encoding sugar phosphate isomerase/epimerase family protein, producing MKLAFSTLGVPGLPIADVVRLAVTHGYHGVELRAHPEEPVHPGIGAGERAEVAAEFKAAGVEILGLAGYARVAAPGEDGPVLDEIRELLDLARDLGAPFVRVFPGADLAGGQSPDEADAVAARRLGTAAEDAADRGVRVLLETHDSHRTGADAIRVLGPVGHGSVGALWDVMHTWLGGEQPAESYAALSPFLGYVQVKDIASPDDTTPVALGAGVLPLGECVELLSRKDWDGWICWEYEKRWYEAAAPLPELLAAGREHLGRLLNDAA from the coding sequence ATGAAACTCGCGTTCTCCACCCTCGGTGTCCCCGGCCTCCCCATCGCCGACGTCGTACGGCTCGCCGTCACGCACGGCTATCACGGCGTCGAGTTGCGCGCCCATCCCGAGGAGCCGGTGCATCCGGGGATCGGGGCCGGGGAACGGGCCGAGGTGGCCGCCGAGTTCAAGGCGGCGGGCGTGGAGATCCTGGGGCTCGCGGGCTATGCGCGAGTCGCCGCGCCGGGCGAGGACGGCCCCGTCCTGGACGAGATCCGCGAACTCCTCGACCTGGCCCGGGACCTGGGCGCCCCCTTCGTCCGCGTCTTCCCCGGCGCCGACCTGGCCGGCGGCCAGAGCCCGGACGAGGCCGACGCCGTCGCGGCACGGCGGCTCGGCACGGCGGCGGAGGACGCGGCCGACCGGGGCGTACGGGTCCTGCTGGAGACCCACGACTCGCACCGCACCGGCGCCGACGCGATCCGCGTGCTCGGCCCGGTCGGCCACGGCAGCGTCGGCGCCCTCTGGGACGTGATGCACACCTGGCTCGGCGGCGAACAGCCCGCCGAGTCCTACGCCGCCCTCTCCCCCTTCCTCGGTTACGTCCAGGTCAAGGACATCGCCTCCCCCGACGACACCACCCCGGTCGCGCTCGGCGCGGGCGTCCTCCCGCTCGGCGAGTGCGTCGAGCTCCTCTCCCGCAAGGACTGGGACGGGTGGATCTGCTGGGAGTACGAGAAGCGGTGGTACGAGGCGGCCGCGCCGCTGCCCGAACTGCTGGCGGCGGGCCGGGAGCACCTCGGACGGCTCCTCAACGACGCGGCGTAA
- a CDS encoding MHYT domain-containing protein, whose protein sequence is MQGTVDGFSYGAVTPVAAYVMACLGAALGLRCVVRSIYNEQSWKPGWLALGATSIGCGIWTMHFIAMIGFRVKESEIHYDVGLTVLSLVVAVAVVGVGVFAVGYRGVSTSTLCSAGCVTGLGVAAMHYLGMAAIQLNGYIQYDIAVVALSVGIAIAAATAALWAAVSIRGFLTSLGASLVMGVAVSGMHYTGMAAVGVHLHGTVPGTLTGESPTSILLPMLMGPVLFLLLAGVVVMFDPMLVLGEGDWERSTSRGRNREPKAPHQPRQADRPDVPLQHPDDTPGSLFEPPTRRSPQQPQSTGRRVQQW, encoded by the coding sequence ATGCAAGGCACGGTCGACGGTTTCAGCTACGGCGCGGTCACCCCGGTGGCCGCCTATGTCATGGCCTGCCTGGGCGCGGCGCTCGGACTGCGCTGCGTCGTCAGGTCGATCTACAACGAACAGTCCTGGAAGCCCGGCTGGCTGGCCCTCGGGGCCACGTCGATCGGCTGCGGCATCTGGACGATGCACTTCATCGCGATGATCGGCTTCCGGGTCAAGGAGAGCGAGATCCACTACGACGTCGGGCTGACGGTGCTCAGCCTGGTGGTGGCCGTCGCGGTCGTCGGCGTCGGGGTCTTCGCCGTGGGCTATCGCGGCGTCAGCACGTCCACGCTGTGCTCGGCGGGGTGCGTGACCGGGCTCGGGGTGGCCGCCATGCACTACCTGGGCATGGCCGCCATCCAGTTGAACGGCTACATCCAGTACGACATCGCCGTCGTCGCCCTGTCCGTCGGCATCGCCATCGCCGCCGCGACCGCCGCGCTCTGGGCGGCCGTGTCGATCCGGGGCTTCCTCACCAGCCTGGGGGCCAGCCTGGTGATGGGGGTCGCCGTGTCCGGCATGCACTACACCGGCATGGCCGCGGTGGGGGTGCACCTGCACGGCACGGTCCCCGGCACGCTCACCGGCGAGTCGCCCACGTCGATCCTCCTGCCCATGCTCATGGGGCCCGTCCTCTTCCTCCTTCTCGCGGGCGTGGTCGTGATGTTCGACCCGATGCTCGTGCTGGGCGAGGGCGACTGGGAACGGTCCACCTCGCGCGGGCGAAACCGTGAGCCCAAGGCCCCGCACCAGCCTCGGCAAGCCGACCGCCCCGACGTGCCGCTGCAACACCCGGACGACACCCCCGGCTCCCTCTTCGAGCCTCCGACCCGCCGGTCCCCCCAGCAGCCGCAGAGCACGGGGCGCCGCGTTCAGCAGTGGTGA
- a CDS encoding glycoside hydrolase family 3 protein, with product MPSRRTVLATTAGVTAALALGTDAQAGSTPHDKRLRGLISRMTLEEKVGQLFVMRVYGHSATAPDQADIDANLQELGVRTAAELLAKYRVGGIIYFSWAHNTRDPHQIAGLSNGIQRASLSLPRGLPVLVSTDQEHGIVARVGRPATLLPGAMALGAGGSRADAREAGRIGGAELRAIGIRQDYAPVADVNVNPANPVIGVRSFGADPQAVSGLVAAQVKGYQGAGVAATAKHFPGHGDTAVDSHYGFPVIEHTREQWTALDAPPFRAAIRAGIDSIMTAHIMVPALDPSGDPATLSRPILTGILRQQLGYDGVVVTDSLGMQGVREKYGDDQVPVLALKAGVDQLLNPPSIDVAWNAVLAAVRAGELTEARLDESILRILRLKAKLGLFERPYVSDAGVDRVVGTARHLDAADRIAERTTTLLVNEGSLLPLSRRTHRNVLVVGADPASPSGTTGPPTTVLAAELASLGFTTSSLSTGTAPTQAVIDRAVAAAQGKDAVIVATYNVTATSTQRTLVARLLATGVPVVAVAVRNPYDVAQLTDVKGYLASYSWTDVEVRAAARVLAGRVTPRGKLPVPVQRADDPARVLYPIGHGLTYGP from the coding sequence GTGCCCTCCAGACGTACCGTTCTCGCCACCACGGCGGGCGTCACCGCGGCCCTGGCCCTCGGTACCGACGCACAGGCCGGCAGCACCCCCCACGACAAGCGACTCCGCGGCCTCATCTCGCGCATGACTCTCGAAGAGAAGGTCGGCCAGCTCTTCGTGATGCGGGTCTACGGGCACTCGGCGACCGCGCCCGACCAGGCCGACATCGATGCCAACCTCCAGGAGCTCGGCGTCCGGACGGCCGCCGAGCTGCTGGCGAAGTACCGGGTCGGCGGGATCATCTACTTCTCCTGGGCGCACAACACCCGCGACCCGCACCAGATCGCCGGTCTCTCGAACGGCATTCAGCGCGCGTCCCTCTCCCTTCCCCGCGGACTGCCCGTCCTCGTCTCCACCGACCAGGAGCACGGCATCGTGGCCAGGGTCGGCAGGCCCGCCACGCTCCTGCCGGGCGCGATGGCCCTCGGCGCGGGCGGCTCCAGGGCCGACGCCCGCGAGGCCGGGCGCATCGGCGGCGCCGAGCTGCGGGCGATCGGCATCCGGCAGGACTACGCGCCGGTCGCCGACGTGAACGTCAACCCGGCCAACCCGGTCATCGGCGTACGGTCCTTCGGGGCCGACCCGCAGGCCGTCTCGGGGCTCGTCGCCGCGCAGGTGAAGGGGTATCAGGGGGCCGGGGTCGCGGCCACCGCCAAGCACTTCCCGGGGCACGGGGACACGGCCGTCGACAGCCACTACGGCTTCCCGGTCATCGAGCACACGCGGGAACAGTGGACCGCCCTCGACGCCCCGCCGTTCCGGGCCGCGATCCGGGCCGGCATCGACTCGATCATGACCGCGCACATCATGGTCCCCGCGCTGGACCCGTCCGGCGACCCGGCCACCCTCTCCCGCCCGATCCTCACCGGCATCCTGCGGCAGCAGCTCGGCTACGACGGGGTCGTCGTCACCGACTCGCTCGGCATGCAGGGCGTACGGGAGAAGTACGGCGACGACCAGGTTCCCGTGCTGGCGCTGAAGGCCGGGGTCGACCAGCTCCTCAACCCGCCGTCCATCGACGTGGCGTGGAACGCCGTCCTCGCCGCCGTACGCGCCGGCGAGCTGACCGAGGCCCGCCTCGACGAGTCGATTCTCCGCATCCTGCGGCTCAAGGCGAAGCTCGGGCTGTTCGAGCGGCCGTACGTGAGCGACGCGGGCGTCGACCGGGTGGTGGGGACCGCGCGGCATCTAGACGCCGCCGACCGGATCGCCGAGCGGACCACGACACTCCTGGTCAACGAGGGCTCACTGCTGCCGCTGTCCCGTCGTACGCACCGGAACGTGCTGGTGGTCGGCGCCGATCCGGCGTCCCCGTCGGGCACCACGGGACCGCCGACGACCGTCCTCGCCGCCGAACTCGCCTCCCTCGGCTTCACGACGAGCAGCCTGTCGACCGGTACGGCACCCACGCAGGCCGTCATCGACCGGGCCGTCGCCGCCGCGCAGGGCAAGGACGCGGTGATCGTGGCGACGTACAACGTGACGGCGACCAGCACCCAGCGGACCCTGGTCGCACGGCTCCTCGCCACCGGGGTCCCCGTGGTGGCGGTCGCGGTCCGGAACCCGTACGACGTTGCCCAACTGACCGACGTCAAGGGCTACTTGGCGTCGTACTCCTGGACGGACGTCGAGGTGCGGGCGGCGGCGCGGGTGCTGGCCGGGCGGGTGACACCGCGCGGGAAGCTGCCGGTGCCGGTGCAGCGGGCCGACGACCCGGCGCGAGTCCTGTACCCGATCGGGCACGGGCTGACGTACGGACCCTGA
- a CDS encoding protein kinase domain-containing protein has product MAQDPQGAPGEEMLPEIPGYRIDSLLGSGGMGHVYLGTSPSGRQVAVKVIRGNLVHQHDFRRRFRREVTAARQVSGAFTAPVVDADPDADPPWMATLYVPGQPLDERVRKGPALTDEELYRLATGLAEALRDIHRVAIVHRDLKPGNVLLADDGPRVIDFGIVRAADGNGFTAPGLTGTGVTVGTPPFMSPEQIRAQKDVGPRSDIFSLGSVLTYAASGHVPFDATDVYTMVYQLVHEPPKLDGLPDWLRPVVERCLAKEPEERPDAGELLTMLGEAYPGALDKPVTKESSATTNPSASTDPPAAPEATPPPVSPSAEGEAPRVTDADTASPAGAPDPASTATDMGAVTTDTGAVPAPPPRRGRRRRVLAVAAAVMAVTGLTGGLVYGLRDGGEGTDPAGGRSPRPTSSAGSGAVTQPEGSAAYLGSQSGSGGFSFAYHDSPERRPEGWRPWQRNLQNTECVYAESSLVCIGDRTVRLDAATGKELWRNDEASYYGSNNMPVVVGDTVVVNIGDRVMGLALSDGSVKWRYATATLTENLMGDGERVYVVDEGGVVHSVDARTGRKSWLEGARTSSLGGTGNQPALRVAGDRLYVFASLDQFALGDDHVTVFDKDSGRILDDFALATTCTSGTEAVLEEDGEAQLYCAWMDKKQAPMSDAVLRQELVKGAKGIRTEADAILGGGQSGAPELSVTPGRVLFIAPTAAGGELVAVDAVGRKELWRTELPGRGPSDAPPIQAGDRVYAVNTRGVAVFDARTGKPLYRHSLPYLDDDSGMDVGLHTEPLVAGGVIYAPSTKVGWVSLDTEAEEQK; this is encoded by the coding sequence ATGGCCCAGGATCCGCAGGGTGCTCCTGGTGAGGAGATGCTGCCGGAGATTCCCGGTTACCGCATCGACTCGCTCCTCGGCTCCGGCGGGATGGGGCACGTCTATCTCGGTACGTCACCCTCGGGCCGCCAGGTCGCCGTCAAGGTGATCCGCGGCAACCTCGTCCACCAGCACGACTTCCGGCGCCGTTTCCGTCGTGAGGTGACCGCCGCCCGGCAGGTCAGCGGGGCCTTCACCGCGCCGGTCGTGGACGCCGACCCGGACGCCGACCCGCCCTGGATGGCGACCCTCTACGTGCCGGGGCAGCCACTCGACGAACGTGTCAGGAAGGGGCCGGCCCTCACCGACGAGGAGCTGTACCGGCTCGCCACGGGGCTCGCGGAGGCGTTGCGCGACATCCACCGCGTCGCGATCGTGCACCGCGACCTCAAGCCGGGCAACGTCCTGCTCGCCGACGACGGTCCCCGCGTCATCGACTTCGGCATCGTGCGCGCGGCCGACGGCAACGGGTTCACCGCTCCCGGCCTCACGGGCACCGGCGTCACGGTGGGCACCCCGCCCTTCATGTCGCCCGAGCAGATACGCGCGCAGAAGGACGTCGGGCCGCGCAGCGACATCTTCTCGCTGGGCTCGGTGCTGACGTACGCGGCGAGCGGCCATGTCCCCTTCGACGCCACGGACGTGTACACGATGGTGTACCAACTCGTCCACGAGCCGCCGAAGCTGGACGGTCTGCCGGACTGGCTGCGGCCGGTCGTCGAGCGCTGCCTCGCCAAGGAGCCGGAGGAACGGCCGGACGCGGGCGAGTTGCTGACGATGCTGGGCGAGGCGTATCCGGGCGCCTTGGACAAACCGGTCACGAAGGAATCATCGGCCACCACGAATCCATCAGCCAGCACGGATCCGCCGGCCGCACCGGAAGCCACGCCGCCACCCGTGTCACCCTCGGCCGAAGGCGAGGCCCCCCGAGTCACGGACGCGGATACGGCCTCGCCCGCCGGAGCACCGGACCCGGCCTCCACCGCCACCGACATGGGCGCCGTGACCACGGACACGGGCGCCGTCCCCGCTCCCCCGCCCCGGCGCGGGCGCCGTCGCCGGGTCCTGGCCGTGGCGGCGGCGGTCATGGCGGTGACCGGGCTGACGGGCGGGCTGGTGTACGGGCTCCGCGACGGCGGCGAGGGCACGGACCCGGCGGGCGGCCGCAGCCCCCGCCCCACCAGCAGCGCCGGCTCCGGCGCCGTCACCCAGCCCGAGGGCTCCGCCGCGTACCTCGGCTCGCAGTCGGGCTCCGGCGGCTTCTCGTTCGCGTACCACGACAGCCCGGAGCGCCGTCCCGAGGGCTGGCGTCCCTGGCAGCGCAACCTCCAGAACACCGAATGCGTGTACGCCGAGTCGTCCCTCGTGTGCATCGGCGACCGTACGGTCCGCCTCGACGCGGCGACCGGGAAGGAGCTGTGGCGGAACGACGAGGCGTCGTACTACGGCAGCAACAACATGCCGGTCGTCGTCGGCGACACCGTGGTCGTCAACATCGGCGACCGCGTCATGGGGCTCGCGCTCTCCGACGGCTCGGTCAAGTGGCGCTACGCGACGGCGACGCTCACCGAGAACCTCATGGGCGACGGCGAGCGGGTGTACGTGGTCGACGAGGGCGGGGTGGTGCACTCCGTCGACGCCCGCACGGGCCGCAAGAGCTGGCTGGAGGGAGCGCGTACCTCCAGCCTGGGCGGTACGGGGAACCAGCCGGCGCTGCGCGTCGCGGGTGACCGGCTCTATGTGTTCGCCAGCCTCGACCAGTTCGCGCTCGGCGACGACCACGTCACCGTCTTCGACAAGGACAGCGGCCGGATCCTCGACGACTTCGCGCTGGCCACGACCTGTACGTCCGGCACCGAGGCGGTGCTGGAGGAGGACGGCGAAGCGCAGCTGTACTGCGCCTGGATGGACAAGAAGCAGGCGCCGATGAGCGACGCCGTCCTGCGCCAGGAACTCGTGAAGGGCGCCAAGGGCATCCGCACCGAGGCCGACGCCATCCTCGGCGGCGGCCAGAGCGGGGCACCCGAGTTGTCGGTCACCCCGGGCCGGGTGCTGTTCATCGCGCCCACGGCGGCGGGCGGCGAGCTGGTGGCCGTCGACGCGGTCGGGCGGAAGGAGCTGTGGCGCACCGAGTTGCCCGGCCGGGGGCCGTCCGACGCGCCCCCGATCCAGGCCGGTGACCGCGTCTACGCAGTCAACACCCGGGGCGTCGCCGTCTTCGACGCCCGCACCGGCAAGCCGCTGTACCGGCACAGCCTGCCGTACCTGGACGACGACAGCGGAATGGACGTGGGCCTGCACACCGAGCCGCTGGTGGCCGGCGGCGTCATCTACGCCCCGTCGACGAAGGTGGGCTGGGTGAGCCTGGACACCGAGGCCGAGGAGCAGAAGTAG